Within the Vigna angularis cultivar LongXiaoDou No.4 chromosome 10, ASM1680809v1, whole genome shotgun sequence genome, the region tcctgccattcccacgcatgacatgcccctctacttgaggaagatcactcacggaatatcaggatcgaacagccagcattaacttcccacagtcatactttacaatttccAATAAtttccaagagtcgttcctaccgggaacgctctttcaaaaatcaaaactttccattcatctcatatactcttcatcATTTACTAATCATCATTTATCATTCatcatttactgttcatcattcactattcataATTCCTTagtcatcattccataatcattttcatcattaataAGGAAGCCATTAAaacgaacgttctgtccccaataagaccgaggacgaacgctgtgaGCCGAGACCCaaaaaggacgctcgttcgaatcaaagaacgaacggtttaagTTCAGAAATGTACAAGTCTGGTACTgttcactggacgaacgctatttgtgGAAAATAGTACGAGCACTCAAAatgataccgagcactattcggacgaacgctcaattcaaaaccgagcacaattaggacgaacgctctgtTCAAAAACCGAGCATATTTAAGACGGACGTTCAATTTGAGACCGAGCACCAACTATAGCGAACGCTCAGTTCAGAACCGAGCgccattttggacgaacgttcaattaaGGACCGAGCGCCATTTTGGACGATCgttcggtgtaagaccgaaccccaatttggacgaacgctcacattTAAGCCGAGCACACGaaaagacgaacgctcatatCAGGcaatatttggacgaacgttcagtctgagaccgaacgttaataaccttaaataatagattttacGAACGGAAATGAACTATTTCAAACATATAAGATATAACAaagtttggccgaacgctcaacagaGCAGTAGGACAAGAGTACGCTCGTCCTAGACCCTGGGTCATTCCAAATGAACGAATCCCATTTTTGACTATTAAAaggggaaaccgaacggtcaaagaccgttcaatACGAACATTCAATATGAAGGGAAACtctttttcaattcatttaCATTCCAGTTCATTTCTCATCATACAGTTTCATAAATTCCATTCGTTCAAGTCATGGTACAATTTACAATCTTCATATAGTTCATATCATCCAAGTCTCATGTATTTCATACAACAAACGTAAACTTAGTCATATTCATTTTCACTCAGTaaacaacgaacgttcatgcagcTCCAATCACAGCACATCATGCAATATATTCATACAGtaattaacgaacgttcaaacgaAGCActcaacatgaattaaatcagataagcttcccttacctggaaaatgGCGAACGTTCACAGACGTACACAATTACACCTTTCCACTATAAATCCCCCGCTCGTCAACGCTCGCCCAAACCAAGCTACAATGGATGAACGCATGAGCAACGCatgagcgaacgctcgtcaGGCTAAAGAAAACGAGCGTTCAAATCAacttgaacgaacgttcaatttgtctagttttggacgaacgtccaatttgaaaccaaattggacgaacgtccaatttgaaaccaaattggacgaacgcgattctgcagattctgcagaatcgcaggttttccagaaaaccagaaaacctccatttttaactctaaaGCTTTTAGATTTCTACAAAAACAGTAAGGTTAactaatcaaaacaaaaatctagcaccccttacctcttgaagacttcctttgtgaattcttTGAGTCTAACTCTTCCAAAACTTGCAGCTCTAAGCAATTCCACCAAgctttgaacttctccttctctcACAAAAATGGCAGCAAGGTAGCAAGGCTTCTTCTCCATTTCAGAAACCAGTACCTCCTTTTATCTTTCAAGCTTGCATGGTGCCAAACACAAGAGAATCACGGACGTTTTCTTGCTCCCCACTTCCAAAAAGACAACTCTCGTGACTTCTAATTGCTTCCTCCCTGCCCCCTTCAATAATGCAGATCAATAAATGAAAGGGTGGTgcccaccatgtccccaccattCCCAAAATTtacgggtcttacattctccccaacaacaaaaaaaattttcgtcctcgaaaattaggacGGAGTCTCGAATAGATGGGGATACAAATCTTTCATAGCATCTTCCACTTCCCAAGTAGAGTCGCCCGTCTTCTCGTCCCAGACGACTTTCACCAATCTGACTGCTTTCCTCTTGTAGTACTTGGTGTTGCTATCTTCAATGCGTACCGGCTGCATTTCTAATGTAcggtcttgacgaagacgaatATCTTCTAACTCCAATACGTGAGAAGGGTCGGATACGTATTTTCggagttgagaaacgtgaaagACTGGATGCAAGTTTGATAACTGAGGCGGCAAAGACAACTCGTATGCAACTGGTCCAATCTTCCTCAAGATCTGATAGGGTCCGatgaacttgggagacaactttttcgcccaagagctggacgtccgcccaaaaagaaggacgttcgcccaagagctggacgtccgcccaaggagtaggacgttcgcccaagagctggacgtccgccaagagttggacgtccgcccaagaagaaggacgttcgcccaagagttggacgttcgcccaaggagtggacgttcgcccaaccgtaggacgttcgcccaagaagtaggacgttcgcccaagagctggacgtccgcaCAAGAAgaaggacgttcgcccaagaagtAGGACGATCGCCCAAGAGCGGACGTTCGCCCAGAAGGACGACCGttatggacactacgagtatgtagtgatgccatttggAGTGACGAACGCTCCTGCAGTGTTCATCCACAAGCCCCTCTCTTTCCGGTGACAACTGCAATAAATACTACGAAAGTAAATTTCACTTCGCAAGCAATGTCTAGTAATAACATTTAAGATGCACTACCTCGTCCAATTTCTCAAAGCTTCTTTCAGGAACCTTTTTCTCGGACTCTAAAGAAGCAACTGGAGACAAACAAGGACGATCAGCATGAAGAATGTGATCTCTTCGAAATATAAAGGCATCACAAGTTTCTTCAGCATCCCAGATGGAAGACATATGGGCTACCAGCGTCGATTGTCCCATCTTGTCTTGGTGTCTAGATATGTGAGCAGCAATAGCAGCATCAAAAGAATCGCTACTGTAAGGACCAtgcataatttttaaaaagaagaaagtggtGGGGCAAAGGGAGGCATGTTCCTGGAAGAAAAAGGAGGGGCGGCTGCATTTTTGGAAGTGGATCTCTCCACCTTTGCTGAACGTGCTCCAAGCACCACCAGGAAGCCTCCATCAGCATTATCTTCTATTGGGCAGCAGACATGGTGGTGGGTATTCCCACTTTGAAAGTGCTCCAAGCACCATGAGAACACCATCATCTCCTTCCTTGGTGGACATAGCACTGAGCAGTGGCTGTGAGAAGCAACGTGTCTTTCTTCTTAAAAAGGGAAATCAGGGATTGAAGGAGGTTGGATGTTGCATCTGGAGAAGAGAGTAAGCTTGCTGCAGACTTGGGAGAAGTGAGGTAGAGGTCGTCCAGCGTTGCAGCTGCAAGCTTGAGGAAGGTAGATTCAAGTGAAGTGTTGGGTGCTACATCCAGAGGTGAGGCAGAGAACGTCCAGAGCTTTTCTACATTCAAGTTTggctaggaggtcttcaagaggtaaggggagttggattttctggatgttgatagtggttgcatgagtaggatgctggaaaattgtggttgtatgtatagttggactgaaattgatgtgttgattcaggtatgtaatcttgtatgttttggaattgaaggaaattggaatttcatagttttttttagtcattggagaggaagtgaggtagtgattttgagcatttggggtctagagtgttattgagcctttggaacagtttcacccactgtattatgacttgttagagtcatcaaattgatcaaaataggtgtaaaGTGGTGGAATTGGATTTTGAGTatcaaagttataaaaattggtgttttatggttgaatttgagtatgaatcccttaagaattgaataaggaacgtttataatcaattaggtaagtccaatctagtataaaacatgaatttagggtgttagaagttaataaaaagggttgaaaatggtaaaacGAGGTTCTGgcctcaaatctgcagaattctgcattctgcagaattctcgcccgggcgcccctgtcGCGCCCAGGCGTCCCAGCCTCTGGAAAAGTTGCGCCTGGCATATCGCGCCTGAGCGCGCGATGCTAgagtggagcgttcgtccaatttgatccaaattggacgttcgtccgtTTAGAGCCacattggacgttcgtccaaatggctcgatcaagcgttcgtccaagacttcaactgtttgagcgttcgtccgcgTTCGTGCAGGGTGAGCGTTCGTCCGCGTTCGTCAGCGTTCGTCCAGActacgagcgttcgtccatgacttcaacttgtgaacgttcgtccaaatggctcaaccaagcgttcggccttaaattcagtattgagcgttcggcctgtGAGCGAgtgtgagtgagcgttcgtccttagttcaATTTTTAGTGTTCGTCCTTGATTTcatctgtgagcgttcgtccattcgtccaaaccgagcgttcgtccaaaatgatcAGTATCGAGCGTGCGTCCAAatagtggagcgttcgtccaaatagtgagcgttcgtccttaacacattgagtgagcgttcgtccaatagtgtccaATGAATAGtactcgtccaaatagtattttacaaatatgttgaattttaagttcctttgcttttagattgaattatgtgtaccaatgtttggaatattatttatGACATGAAATATGtaaatgtatgagatatgttggatttgttGTGATAAAATGAGggtatctgattattcataatttgGGATAAGGTTTAACGTAACAGTATAATTCATGtatgtaattccatgatcctcaaggagaggatacatggtggtgatttggggttgtatagaatgattacatggtagctcagtcttgggggtcatcctgaaactccaatggtctttcttctcatgtagagaggattgaaccatgtggtgaggagtagcaggaggtcctagtcttgggtgcttccatatgatccaaggtgagtgataacggattaacctcgtgattgtggctgggcgggagtgcccaaatGTTCCACCAGGCGGGAGTGCCTAATGTtccaccaggcggtagtgcctaatgttccaccaggcggtagtgcctaaTGTTCCACCATGCGGGAGTGCCTAATGTtccaccaggcggtagtgcctaaTGTTCCACAAGGCGGTAGTGCCAGAGCGGTAgtgctcaagttccataaagccaccacgagtgcaagacccgccatagctcggtaatcattctagtccggacgagtcggggtataaagtaacaagtattgtGATGTTAGTCTACCATGTTtgaatgacttttgcatgtcgtgtaaGTAGTGGAATTATGATTTAATGAACATGCTATAATTGCTCTTTTATATACGAAcctaagtatgataacattgaattaactgtgctatctgtataacatgctttttatatctagctcacccttgcattgtttgtgttgtgtgctgtttgggtatgtttctttggcgatgatcatccatttggatgaGAGCAGACGTTATTGAAgagtttcccttggagcaagagttgGAGGTTGCTGACGTTGTAGAATAGTCTTCTTAGagtttcctgattgaacacttgtagtgttaatcctttcaactgtttaagtttaaatttttagtttcttttatttctggatgactgtaatttcacatttaattacacgtcatactccgactgttctctatatttgaatgttaacgtccttattatataatattgaatattatataattgggatgttacagctACTAAAAGGAACTTGCTGAACATCATGACAATTATCAGCAATAGGAGGATTGATGCAGTCATCTTCGAGATCCTGGGACACTCCTGAAAGTAGATCCCCCACACTAATGTTGGTAAGACTGTCAGCCCATTCTCCAGCTGACAGTCCTGTTCCACTGCTTAATTTTAACTCTTCCTGAATATGAAGAACTTAAAAGTTATGGAAGATTGAACAAATTATGCAATTTAACTGATCAGATATAAAATAGTATCGTTAATGTATACCACTCAACCTCGAAGTGCATAATTGAAACATAACAATCTAAAACAGGGGGGAAGATATGCCCAAGATCACAATAAATGAGAAAATTTATATCATGAGACCCAACAAAGTACAACAATGCAGCCCATTAAGATTCTTCGGCAAGTGTTGAAAGTCTAAAGTAAAACTACCGGGCTAATAGAAGAAACAGATTGAGAGGATTGCAATTACCAAGTCTTCTAACTGCGTAGTTACAGCTTCATCCCCGACATCTTTTTGATGCCACAATGTGTTGGCTGTAGGATGACGAGATTCCTCAGAGCTTGTATTGAGGTAAGCACTGTTGCCTCTAGTGTTAGGCACACCAGGTGAGGAGGTCATGAGAGTATGGTTTCTGTTCATGGATATTCTGCAACCTTCAGAGAGCTCCATGGAATGAGCATTAGCTGCTGCCGTAGGAAATGAAACTGAATTCACAATCTGATCCTTAGAATTATACACACTACGTTTGGATTGTGTGAGGATGGAGCCGGATGCTACAGGCACTTGCATATTTAATAACCCAAGTTCAGAATTGGAGAACCAACCATACCTTCACAAAGATAAGTGAATAAGATCATTACAATGTAAATACACATTAAAACAAACATACACCCCGGCTTAAGGTGTCAGGAATGTCAGGTACGATTTCAACACGATTACAAAAAACAACTTATGCCCAGCATTTCTCACTAGATATTCTAAACATTTAGAAAacccaaataaaatataatacaaaataaaaaaattaatgtccCTGTTCTTTTTAGGTTCATTATCATAGGATGAAGCAGAATCAAACTACACTAAAAAAATGCCTTAGTAATCTTGTCAGGCGCATATCACGGGAaggtaaaaaattaaatgctgataaccaatttaaaatatttgccATGTTGgtgatatttttttctctaattgatGTACGTATATGTCTGAGTATGTCCCATTATCCTATATTTTGGATATCAGGTGTTGAAATACCCGTCAGAGAGTCTGTGTTTTGTTGCATAAGCTGACTAAAGTATAGGCTATGGGTTTCTCAAAGTGAAGAAAGAGGAAATGACTTATTTTTTCTAGAAACATTAGTCACATTTACACTTTTATAAGTATGTCAAGTTTTGCACGTGAAAAATTTGATCACAATTTTGTCTATATATTACAACCAACGAATCAAAAGCTAGGAATtgaatatattcaaattatattctaaatatCCTATTTTTAGTCAATCCCatgcattttaataaaatagatcCACGAACCTTCCATGCTGTTTTCTTTTGTCATGAATGTTCTCAAAATCCCACAACGACTAAAAACACTCAATAAATACTTGAAAAACTGTCTTGAATAAAGAAGGTGAAGTAACTCAGTTGGCTTTCCATTTATAGCATTTATTGTAAGTAAAGATTCCTCAACATTTAGCTCATTTGTATAACAAATGGattttcacattttcttttatctatcaATTATATTGCTAACATTACAATCAAATCATCTGTCTTACATGTCTCTACTTATGAACTTCAAATATGACAATAAAGCAAGAGGGCAAGATAAAAGAGGTACCTTAAACGAAATATGGGTGGACTTCCAATCATTGCATAAATATCAGCTGCACTCAGAGTAGATTCCTGGGACCATCTCtgataattaaacaaattttcccGTTGAACACCATAAGGAAAAAGCATTAATTCTCCAACTGCTATGCTAGAATGACCCCATTTACGGTTTAGATGTTCCAAAATTGAGGATATCTTCTTTCGAGTACTAAGTGTAAGCTCCAGGTGAGGATTATGCTTAtcctaaaaggaaaagaaacatatatatatatatatatatataatagtttccAAAAGCTCTGTCACATTGCTACAGTAAGATGGACATTGGTTTTCTTTATACTCACCACTTCCAATGCTCTTCGAGTGGGTTCATCGATTGGGAATAACTGGAGCTTAAGTTTCATACTATTCACATTGTTATCAACAAATTGATTTTGCGGACATGAGGGTAAAGATGGCAGGACATAATCAGTTGGATCAGAACACTTTTCTCCTGGAATTAAAATCAGAGTGAAGTTACAGAAGATCTGAGGAAGCCCTAGATGAAGCAAggataagattaaaaaaagtgtGATAGCTACCTGGATTCTCCTGGTCTTGTTCAATCTCTCTAACAGTTGCAGCTCGCTCCAAATGCTCCGCAGCATCTGCAACTAAAGAAACGCCAGCAATTGCAGCCTTCTCCCATTTTCGATATGCAGCAGTTGAAATCATACCTGAGAGAGAGACATAAAGGAagtaaaattatgatttatgactttaaatataaactatccAATAGTCATGAAGGAAAACTAATTCAAAACAGAAAACAGGTAAAAAATATCTTGAAGGGAACCCAAAAATAATCACCAGATTTCTTTCGTTGCCTTGTCGATTTCATGGTATTTGAATCTCCCTTAGTGTTACTCCGGCTAACACCCATGTTTATATTGCGCttcattgatgattttgaaggtcccaattttaaaatattttgactaTCAACAAGAACCAGTTTAACTGCACGGGCCTCGTTTCCTGATGCTCTACCCTGATTTGAGACTGTGGTAGGCACAGGAGGAAGACAATTCCCCCCCTGCAGGGGTCGCTTCCTTACATTCTTCTTTCGGTCCTTCAATAGTTGATGCTCCTTTgagacaaaaaatatatatcagcTCCAGAACATACATAAGATATTAAAAATCAGAACTTccctgaaaaatataaatagctTTCACTAACCAAggcttctaaaaatattttaaatctcCGGGGCTTCAGGTGAAGCTTTGAGGCTTTGCAGCTATACTTTTCCAATAAAGACCACCTGCGTCACAGGTAAAAGTGAGAAGATTTAACGCTGAAAACTCTCACAAAAATAGTAGTATATCCCCTACTCTTATTCAGGATAATACaataatatgataaaactaTAGCATGCACTGTCAATGGAGCAATTGACTCGTTCTAACAGAATCAGTGAGGGGATTGTAAGTTGACAAGAGGATTCAAAATATAGCCAGCTGACTACATGTTGACAAGAGAACCAAGAGGAAAAAAGGATGAAAACAACAGGAAAGATAAGGAATTGGTTAGGTGGCTAGGAGGTTAGGAGAGAAAAAAGGGATGAAAACAACAGGAAAGGGAAAGTGGAAAGCCCTCTAATTCCCCTcgttatttcttttttcaacatGCCTCTACAATTTTATCATTAAGCAGAGGGATACCTCTTGCATGAAGCTTAGTCTCATTGAACTATCAAACAAAATAGTTAATGATCTTCAAGAACTTTTTGAACTGTTAGTATGCAGTGAGTCTGACTTTATTTCTCacaatgtttttttattctattatgtGGCAGCCTGATTCCTTGGGACCTTTGGATTTGGATATACCATCATCAACAAAGTACCATACCGAGGATCTAATTTTTAGTGACAGTCTTAGTGGACTGAATCGCTTGATAGCAAGCAGCCTGGATGATTTTCAGAATTGCTCCTTTTTTGGGTTTGACAAGAAGGAAGCACCGTCAACAGTTGAGGCTCGAGAATCTGCCACTCTCTCAGAttttaaaattggaagtggTATCTGAGACTCGTCATGACTGGATCTTGGTAATGTTTTCCTATTCTGGCGTGAACTGGGTTGAAGTTTGTTAAGAATTAACAATTTTCCTTAATCTTACTGGAGGGTGCATGCTGAAGAAGTGTACCGAGTCACTTCAACTCTTCCTGTATATGTTTCTCTAATCTGTCTCTCTTTCCTTTTGTACAAAGAAACTGTAGAAATTCTCCTTTTTTAGTTGAACatacattttttattctctGCTTCTGGATGTTGTGTTTTCAGAAGACCGCGTTTTGCAACTCCGTGGCATGGACTTGTTTTTAAGCTAAtggactttttcttttgataatgCGTGGAAGATAACTTGCGTTAGATACTTAACCAAGACTTAAAAATCTTCCAAAACACTTTAGTTAAAGGAAAATGTTTGTTCGACAACGCCCATTTGACAACAAATTAACAACGACACGTGTCGTTGTGTGATTTGTTGTTTTAATTGGagatttgaaaagtaaataacCTGATTTCGAGGGTAGTTTCGGAATGTTTTTTTGGCGCCCTTACAATTCTGGAAAGTCTCTCTAAACATTTGTTTCATTCGAAAACGAAGCCTTCCACCAAAAGAACTCCGAAACTTTGCGTCCACCATTCTGAACTTTGTGCACGCCAGCGAAATCGTGTTTGGAAGTATTGAAGTCCGGCATTGAAGTCCTTTGTCTCCGTCCACCATTGAAGTGTTGGGAGGAAGTGTATTGAAGGGGCAAGCGTTGTCATTTTCTTCAAAGGAGCGGTTTTTTAACGTCGCCGTTGTTCGTTGGACGGTTGGGGTGAGTGTTAATCGCAAGGTATTTTATATGCCCTTGTTCGTTTTCGTTTTTTGGAGATTTGACAACGACGGTTTTTTCATTGCGAACCCGTGTTTTCCCATTTATTCCTTTCGCCATTTATGTATGTCCGCCATTGGTTTTCCCGTTTATTGTAAGTTTCATTGTGTAATCTATGTTTTAAAGCTGAGTTTTTTGATTCCTGACTCCATGGTATGTGTACTTGCGTTTTGGAAGGAGTTTGACTAATAGTAAGTTGATCAGCCTTTCCTATTGTAGGTGAATATTTGACAGACGCTATTTTTAGAGTTGAAAATGGAATCCTCTAATAACAATGTAAGTAGACAATAAACatgaatgttttcttttttgttttggagaagCAATTTGACTGTTATAATTTTGAACTGTTTTATAGTGGCGCCTTCGAGCTTGGATACATACATCGTACATTGCCAACATGAACTCCTTACTGGCAGCGACACATAAGATGCGCATTTCACAAACTCCGTTTAAGTGGTGTTTAGAAATTGGAGATCCTTTAGAGGTGAAcctaaaattgttgaaaaagatGGTTCGTCGATGGGTTCCCCACCATCAATCGTTTAGAGTTAGCCAACATCTGGTGCCTTTCAATGTGCAGGATGTGTTCATGACTTTAGGGTTAGGAGTTGGGGGTTTGGAAGTTCCTTTTGATGAATCAGTTGTGGGTAAAGTTGGTGAATCCTTTAATTCAAAATGTACGAAATTGAAAGACCTCATACATATGTTCAATGTGCTTGTAGGTAATGATGATAGTGAGGTAGATGGGGTGTGTCGCTTGTATGTATTAGTTTGTTTTGTGGTGTTCTTTTTTCCCAGGAAGGCAAGATATGTGTCGAACATGCCTTGTTTAGTCTTAGATGACTTAGACAGTTTGTCTAGTTATGATTGGAGTAGTGCTGTACATAGATATCTTGTAGATAGTCTAAATAGATGTAATAAGAAACTACTTTCTGGATCGATTGCTGATTCATTGAGCATAAGTGGGAATGCTGTTGTTTTGCAGGTATGATTTATATTGGTTGTTTGTTGCATTAATTGAATCCATAGTAATAACTGTTGTGATTAGTTTGATTGTTTTAACTGTAGCTTTGGGCGTATGAACGTCTTGGTTTGCATGATGATAATTCTGCCAAGGAATTTCCGCGCGTTAGGCgattttctttgttaaattatacaacaaaaaaaatagatgtTATGTTTAAGACTGCCGAGGTAAGTAACTTTGTTATGAAGTTATGTTGTtatgttttaat harbors:
- the LOC108320330 gene encoding TSL-kinase interacting protein 1 gives rise to the protein MKRNINMGVSRSNTKGDSNTMKSTRQRKKSGMISTAAYRKWEKAAIAGVSLVADAAEHLERAATVREIEQDQENPGEKCSDPTDYVLPSLPSCPQNQFVDNNVNSMKLKLQLFPIDEPTRRALEVDKHNPHLELTLSTRKKISSILEHLNRKWGHSSIAVGELMLFPYGVQRENLFNYQRWSQESTLSAADIYAMIGSPPIFRLRYGWFSNSELGLLNMQVPVASGSILTQSKRSVYNSKDQIVNSVSFPTAAANAHSMELSEGCRISMNRNHTLMTSSPGVPNTRGNSAYLNTSSEESRHPTANTLWHQKDVGDEAVTTQLEDLEELKLSSGTGLSAGEWADSLTNISVGDLLSGVSQDLEDDCINPPIADNCHDVQQVPFSSCNIPII